In Verrucomicrobiia bacterium, one genomic interval encodes:
- a CDS encoding HIT domain-containing protein, with protein MSRTEQKFTLPAIWAPWREGFIFGEKERGCIFCRRLKRKKDKADFILFRGERSFIIMNLYPYTSGHLMIVPNRHIAELSDLAEEESAEMMELAAKSIGAMKKTMRPEGFNLGMNLGRAAGAGVAGHLHLHVVPRWPGDANFMPVVGKTKVFSVGLQKIYDLLYPHMRGQRK; from the coding sequence ATGTCAAGAACGGAACAAAAATTCACGCTTCCGGCCATCTGGGCCCCCTGGCGGGAGGGGTTTATTTTTGGGGAAAAGGAGAGGGGTTGCATCTTTTGCCGCCGCTTGAAGCGAAAGAAGGATAAGGCGGACTTTATTCTTTTTCGGGGCGAGCGGAGTTTTATCATTATGAACCTGTACCCCTACACCAGCGGGCATTTGATGATTGTCCCCAACCGGCATATCGCCGAGCTTTCTGATTTGGCGGAAGAGGAGTCGGCGGAGATGATGGAGCTGGCGGCGAAATCGATCGGCGCGATGAAAAAAACGATGCGGCCGGAGGGGTTCAATCTCGGAATGAATTTGGGGCGGGCCGCCGGCGCCGGGGTGGCCGGGCATCTGCATTTGCACGTGGTTCCCCGCTGGCCGGGGGACGCCAACTTTATGCCGGTGGTCGGAAAAACAAAAGTTTTCTCGGTGGGGTTGCAAAAAATTTATGATTTATTATATCCCCATATGCGGGGCCAACGAAAATGA
- a CDS encoding aconitase family protein has translation MSKIPTKTQLVELQKKHKTYERIGEALGGVPPYLVSYWMRKKDVPKVSEPKFSRYQIQSAWEETGSDVQAGLLLGISKAAFYRWRRVYGLVEKPKVLKLHQLDLGIGLPRREAYKKATVLEQVLSEKLPGKEIQVGEQLEVMPDRGAVWLAPEELPDWPELERPYPVNLFEFFNPLVRSGSGTIRGEEKIEGRVFSAGDGVFHQLLFEQRLPRPFELVGSAGHHLSALSGFGAVVFPTERERLAEGHPIALTVPKVYQIVLTGKLPQGVTAADVVLNLQGKISPSWDWNGLVEILGEGVDMLSAEERFNLANLASELHFQSVTVAAQKPPAPEPRLGDWKVPQLSLDLSTVEPQVRHYPEGLVGEPVSGFSDRNVERVFIGGCQSGNLEDLETIARLLENRVVAEGVELSIFPASRTVYRKAARKGVMDTLVGAGAYVFPPGSNPVSWTGKIFSTTDRACLEHLNPRNVWTGSYLTGLASALTGKLTDPRSLFR, from the coding sequence ATGAGCAAAATCCCAACCAAAACGCAACTGGTGGAGCTGCAGAAAAAGCACAAAACCTACGAGCGGATCGGCGAGGCGCTCGGCGGAGTTCCCCCCTATCTGGTTTCCTACTGGATGCGCAAGAAGGATGTGCCCAAGGTCTCCGAGCCAAAATTTTCCCGTTATCAAATCCAGTCCGCCTGGGAGGAGACCGGCTCGGACGTACAGGCCGGGCTGCTTTTGGGGATTTCCAAAGCCGCCTTTTACCGCTGGCGGAGGGTGTACGGGCTGGTTGAAAAACCAAAGGTTTTGAAGCTGCATCAACTGGATTTGGGAATCGGGCTGCCGCGCCGCGAGGCCTACAAAAAGGCCACCGTTTTGGAGCAGGTTTTGTCGGAAAAACTGCCGGGAAAAGAAATACAGGTGGGGGAACAACTGGAGGTGATGCCCGACCGGGGGGCGGTCTGGCTGGCGCCAGAGGAGTTGCCGGACTGGCCGGAACTGGAACGCCCCTATCCGGTGAATCTGTTTGAGTTTTTCAACCCGCTCGTCCGTTCCGGCTCCGGCACCATCCGAGGGGAGGAAAAAATCGAAGGGCGGGTTTTTTCCGCCGGGGACGGCGTTTTTCATCAACTGCTTTTTGAACAGCGGCTTCCCCGACCGTTTGAATTGGTGGGATCCGCCGGGCACCATCTTTCCGCTCTTTCCGGCTTTGGCGCGGTCGTTTTTCCCACCGAGCGGGAGCGGTTGGCGGAAGGACATCCGATTGCTTTGACCGTGCCGAAGGTGTACCAGATTGTCCTCACCGGCAAGCTTCCCCAGGGAGTGACGGCAGCCGACGTGGTTCTTAATTTACAGGGGAAAATTTCCCCTTCCTGGGACTGGAACGGCTTGGTGGAGATTTTGGGGGAGGGAGTCGATATGCTATCGGCGGAAGAGCGCTTCAATTTAGCCAATCTAGCAAGCGAGCTTCACTTTCAATCAGTCACCGTCGCCGCGCAGAAGCCCCCCGCACCCGAGCCGCGGCTGGGGGATTGGAAGGTGCCACAACTATCGCTCGATTTATCCACGGTCGAGCCGCAAGTCCGCCATTACCCGGAGGGGCTGGTCGGCGAACCGGTTTCCGGTTTTTCGGACCGGAACGTGGAGCGGGTCTTTATCGGCGGCTGCCAGAGCGGAAATCTGGAGGATTTAGAAACCATCGCCCGGCTTCTGGAAAACCGGGTGGTGGCGGAGGGGGTGGAACTTTCCATCTTTCCTGCCTCGCGAACCGTTTACCGCAAGGCGGCGCGCAAAGGGGTTATGGATACGCTGGTTGGGGCGGGGGCCTATGTTTTCCCGCCGGGGAGCAATCCGGTTTCCTGGACGGGGAAGATTTTTTCCACCACGGATCGGGCCTGCCTGGAGCATTTGAACCCGCGCAACGTCTGGACCGGCTCGTATTTGACCGGTCTGGCCTCCGCTTTGACGGGAAAGCTTACTGATCCGAGAAGTTTGTTTCGATAA